Proteins from a genomic interval of Corynebacterium freiburgense:
- the dnaA gene encoding chromosomal replication initiator protein DnaA yields MQQAALQETWKQVVEELHRLSKMPDSGMQPLTHSQLALLRVVQPVAIVNGYAVLHAKSASARNIVERDLREPIIKVLSARMGTHCNLAVSVASNDEIERNSAEEEQYQEPNNRADVLDSTVDAAPAIPATHQPPPAHIAPDPATFLQAQEATSWRNLNIAPPAHTARQTREQIAHQEENSAPPRWATGGRVMPTGRHALLNNPPAPSSSDQSLNSKYTFDSFVIGSSNRFPHAAAVAVAENPANAYNPLFIWGGSGLGKTHLLHATGNYARQLQPGLRVKYVSSEEFTNDFINSMRDDRQESFKRRYRNLDMLMVDDIQFIQGKESTQEEFFHTFNALHQANKQIILSSDRPTKELTTLEDRLRTRFEQGLIVDIQPPDLETRIAILMKKAQMDHTETDRDVLELIASRFENSIRELEGALIRVAAYSSLNHVPITTDTAMIALQDIMPERSDMVITAAAIMDATAEYFNITLEALRGTGKTRSVAHARQLAMYLCRELTDLSLPKIGESFGGKDHTTVMYAERKIRKEMKQKPETFDQIQELTQVIKSRSRE; encoded by the coding sequence GTGCAACAAGCAGCACTCCAGGAAACCTGGAAGCAAGTAGTCGAAGAGCTTCATCGGCTCTCGAAAATGCCTGATAGCGGGATGCAACCATTGACTCATTCCCAGCTGGCATTGTTGCGTGTAGTTCAACCTGTAGCCATTGTGAATGGTTACGCTGTTTTGCATGCAAAGTCAGCTTCAGCACGCAATATTGTAGAGCGTGACCTGCGCGAACCTATTATCAAGGTTTTGTCTGCGCGGATGGGTACGCATTGCAATCTTGCAGTCAGTGTTGCATCGAACGATGAAATCGAGCGGAATTCAGCAGAAGAAGAGCAATATCAGGAGCCAAACAATCGCGCTGATGTTCTTGACTCCACTGTGGATGCCGCACCAGCAATACCAGCAACACATCAGCCACCACCGGCACATATTGCGCCAGACCCTGCTACTTTTTTACAAGCCCAAGAAGCTACAAGTTGGCGAAATCTAAATATCGCTCCACCAGCGCATACTGCACGTCAAACACGCGAACAAATTGCTCACCAAGAGGAAAACAGCGCACCTCCTCGCTGGGCTACAGGGGGGAGGGTCATGCCCACAGGGCGGCATGCACTACTCAACAATCCACCAGCCCCCTCCAGTAGTGACCAATCGCTTAACTCGAAGTACACGTTTGATTCGTTTGTTATTGGTTCTTCGAATCGCTTTCCGCATGCAGCTGCAGTTGCTGTGGCAGAAAATCCTGCTAACGCCTACAATCCTCTGTTTATCTGGGGCGGGTCTGGCCTGGGGAAAACCCACTTGCTACATGCAACAGGTAACTACGCACGCCAACTTCAACCTGGTTTGCGTGTGAAATATGTTTCCAGCGAAGAATTCACGAATGATTTTATCAATTCCATGCGTGATGATCGGCAGGAGTCTTTTAAACGCCGCTACCGAAACCTCGACATGCTTATGGTCGATGACATTCAATTCATTCAAGGCAAGGAAAGCACCCAGGAAGAGTTTTTTCACACTTTTAACGCACTTCACCAGGCAAATAAACAGATTATTCTTTCCTCTGACCGGCCGACAAAAGAACTAACAACTCTGGAAGATCGGCTTCGTACCAGGTTTGAGCAAGGTCTTATTGTGGATATCCAGCCGCCAGACCTAGAGACTCGCATTGCGATCTTGATGAAAAAAGCCCAGATGGATCATACGGAAACAGACCGTGATGTGCTTGAACTCATTGCTAGCCGCTTTGAAAACTCCATCCGTGAGTTAGAGGGGGCACTAATCCGCGTAGCTGCATATAGCTCGCTTAATCATGTGCCTATCACAACAGATACTGCGATGATCGCGTTGCAAGACATCATGCCGGAGCGGTCCGATATGGTTATTACAGCTGCAGCAATCATGGATGCCACTGCTGAATATTTCAATATCACATTGGAAGCTCTCCGGGGCACTGGAAAAACACGCTCTGTGGCACACGCACGGCAGCTCGCTATGTATTTATGCCGTGAGCTTACGGATTTGTCGCTGCCGAAAATCGGTGAAAGCTTTGGCGGTAAAGACCACACAACTGTGATGTATGCGGAACGAAAGATCCGTAAAGAAATGAAGCAGAAGCCGGAAACCTTTGATCAGATACAGGAACTGACTCAGGTAATTAAGAGCCGGAGCAGGGAATAG
- the dnaN gene encoding DNA polymerase III subunit beta yields the protein MESQAVAFRVNKDDLANAVAWVARSLPSKPTQPVLRAMLITADDEGLELAGFDYEVSTKARISAEVSQPGRIAVAGKLIAEISSTLSAKPVDFVVDGSKVLLTCGSARFELPTIPLDDYPQLPSLPATTGEIDPRLFSEAVTQVATAAGRDDTLPMLTGVHMEIHGEKMLLAATDRFRMAVRHLEWRPASPDVEAKLLIPAKTLLDNARSLDSGILDSLDIAVGTGDQIGREGLFGVHADARQTTTRMLDADFPNFQPLLPKTHTSLASVEITPLQTAIRRVALMTERNAQIRMEFSHGQVVLSAGGTDAGHAEETLPCAFAGEPLLIAFNPGYLKDGLSVIHTDRVVFGFTQPSRPAILIPEPAELPEANENGEFPTPETDFTYLLMPVRLPG from the coding sequence ATGGAGTCACAAGCGGTAGCGTTCCGCGTCAATAAAGACGACCTGGCTAATGCCGTTGCATGGGTAGCGCGAAGTTTGCCTTCGAAACCGACGCAACCAGTGCTTCGCGCAATGTTGATCACGGCTGATGATGAAGGACTAGAGCTTGCAGGCTTCGATTATGAGGTTTCTACAAAAGCTCGAATTTCTGCTGAGGTTTCACAACCTGGCCGCATTGCGGTAGCTGGCAAGCTTATCGCTGAGATTTCTTCAACACTCTCGGCTAAGCCAGTGGACTTTGTTGTCGATGGATCTAAGGTTTTGCTTACATGTGGTTCTGCACGCTTTGAGCTGCCAACAATTCCCCTAGATGATTATCCTCAGCTTCCTTCGCTACCAGCTACTACAGGTGAAATTGATCCCCGGTTGTTTTCAGAGGCTGTGACGCAGGTTGCTACGGCTGCGGGTCGAGACGATACCCTGCCAATGTTGACCGGTGTGCATATGGAAATTCACGGCGAGAAAATGCTACTTGCTGCTACTGACCGTTTCCGGATGGCGGTTCGGCATTTAGAGTGGCGTCCGGCGAGCCCAGATGTGGAGGCAAAGCTTTTAATCCCCGCGAAAACGCTCCTAGACAACGCTCGCTCGCTTGATTCTGGGATCTTGGACTCTTTGGACATAGCGGTAGGTACAGGCGATCAGATCGGCCGTGAGGGGCTATTTGGCGTTCATGCGGATGCCCGGCAAACCACAACCAGAATGCTCGATGCAGATTTCCCCAATTTCCAGCCATTATTGCCTAAAACGCATACTTCTTTGGCTTCCGTTGAGATCACCCCACTGCAAACCGCGATTCGTCGTGTTGCTTTGATGACAGAACGCAATGCACAGATCCGTATGGAGTTTTCACACGGTCAGGTGGTTTTGTCGGCTGGTGGTACTGATGCTGGACATGCTGAGGAAACATTGCCTTGTGCTTTTGCTGGCGAACCATTGCTTATTGCGTTTAATCCGGGCTATTTGAAAGATGGTTTAAGTGTGATTCACACCGACCGTGTGGTGTTTGGTTTTACGCAACCGTCGCGGCCTGCGATTCTGATTCCCGAGCCCGCTGAGCTTCCAGAAGCTAATGAAAATGGCGAGTTTCCAACACCTGAGACTGATTTCACGTACCTGCTAATGCCTGTACGTTTGCCAGGTTAA
- the recF gene encoding DNA replication/repair protein RecF (All proteins in this family for which functions are known are DNA-binding proteins that assist the filamentation of RecA onto DNA for the initiation of recombination or recombinational repair.) yields the protein MYLRSLELRDFRSWPEVSVAMEPGVTVFVGQNGHGKTNIVEAIGYLAHLSSHRVSHDAALVRSGAENARISATAVNNGRELTAHLLIHSHRSNQAQINRTKVSTPRQLLGVVKTVLFAPEDLALIRGEPAERRRYLSDVLALRQPRLAGIKADYEKVLRQRNALLKSAGGVLRRGYSSQDGAAALSTLDVWDSQLAGLGAQIIVARLQLIEALCPKFSDAYMGLAPGGSAASIRYRCSVPGVMRDDVAVTEAAMLAELGARRSREIERGVSLVGPHRDEMEVLLGGSPAKGFASHGESWSLALALRLAVFGLLRSEGDNPILILDDVFAELDAKRREALVKLIADAEQVLITAAVGDDVPESLIEQAVKFHTVVAVDSSEGKISRLNPKEVHDE from the coding sequence ATGTACCTCAGATCGTTGGAACTGAGGGATTTCCGTTCGTGGCCTGAAGTTTCGGTTGCAATGGAGCCCGGTGTGACCGTGTTTGTTGGTCAAAATGGGCATGGGAAAACCAATATTGTGGAGGCAATTGGGTATCTCGCACATTTGTCTTCACATCGGGTGTCTCATGATGCGGCGTTAGTGCGGTCTGGCGCGGAAAATGCACGTATTTCTGCGACCGCAGTAAATAATGGTAGGGAGCTCACGGCACATTTATTGATCCATTCTCATCGTTCGAATCAAGCCCAAATTAATCGAACAAAAGTTTCTACGCCTAGGCAGTTGCTAGGTGTTGTAAAAACAGTGCTGTTTGCTCCAGAAGATCTTGCGTTGATCCGAGGTGAACCCGCAGAACGACGTAGATATTTGAGTGATGTCTTGGCTCTTCGCCAGCCAAGATTAGCGGGTATTAAAGCTGACTATGAGAAAGTACTGCGTCAGCGGAATGCCCTGCTTAAAAGTGCTGGCGGAGTATTGCGCCGCGGGTATTCTTCGCAGGATGGTGCAGCGGCTTTATCTACACTGGATGTTTGGGATTCGCAGCTTGCAGGGTTGGGCGCACAAATTATTGTTGCTCGATTGCAATTAATTGAGGCATTATGCCCGAAGTTTAGTGATGCCTATATGGGCTTGGCGCCTGGGGGCTCCGCGGCGTCGATACGCTATCGGTGTTCTGTGCCTGGAGTTATGCGTGACGACGTCGCGGTCACCGAGGCCGCCATGCTTGCCGAGCTGGGTGCTCGACGTAGCCGTGAAATAGAGCGTGGGGTGAGTTTGGTGGGGCCACATCGCGATGAAATGGAAGTGCTATTAGGTGGTAGCCCTGCGAAAGGTTTTGCGAGCCACGGGGAAAGTTGGTCATTAGCGTTAGCACTACGATTGGCGGTTTTTGGGCTACTTCGTAGTGAAGGCGATAATCCTATTTTGATTTTGGATGATGTGTTCGCAGAATTGGATGCTAAACGCCGTGAGGCGCTGGTAAAACTTATTGCTGACGCCGAACAAGTCTTGATTACAGCAGCGGTCGGGGACGATGTACCGGAAAGCCTTATAGAACAGGCGGTGAAATTCCATACTGTTGTTGCAGTCGATTCCTCCGAAGGAAAAATCTCGCGTCTTAATCCTAAAGAGGTGCACGATGAATGA
- a CDS encoding DciA family protein codes for MNESQPDAIRAAFEAIRREAEKRTGQVPDLSRQGTPTRPAPNGGRRIFRQATGPDGRSAWQGRPATSLGSIFQSEIQRRGWRRDLAGGWVHSHWDEVVGEKIAQHTKVEMLKEKTLYITCDSTAWATNLRMMQRNILQTIAQRVGPDIVLELRIYGPQAPSWRKGRLHIQGRGPRDTYG; via the coding sequence ATGAATGAATCTCAGCCTGACGCAATTCGTGCAGCATTTGAAGCTATCCGCAGGGAGGCTGAAAAACGTACAGGACAAGTCCCAGATCTTTCCCGCCAAGGAACACCAACCCGCCCTGCCCCAAATGGGGGACGCCGAATATTCCGACAAGCCACCGGTCCTGATGGCCGCAGCGCATGGCAAGGACGACCAGCAACCTCATTGGGGAGTATTTTTCAATCAGAAATTCAGCGTCGAGGTTGGCGTCGTGATCTTGCCGGCGGTTGGGTACACAGCCATTGGGATGAGGTAGTAGGGGAGAAGATCGCCCAACATACCAAAGTGGAAATGTTAAAAGAAAAAACCTTATATATCACCTGTGATTCCACAGCTTGGGCCACAAATCTGCGGATGATGCAACGCAATATTCTTCAAACTATTGCCCAACGAGTGGGCCCGGATATTGTTTTAGAACTTCGAATCTATGGGCCTCAAGCTCCTAGTTGGAGGAAAGGGCGTTTGCACATTCAAGGGCGTGGACCAAGAGACACCTACGGATAG
- the gyrB gene encoding DNA topoisomerase (ATP-hydrolyzing) subunit B: protein MAATEHQYDASSITILEGLEAVRKRPGMYIGSTNERGLHHLVWEVVDNSVDEAMAGYANQVDVTLLEDGGVEVKDNGRGIPVEMHPSGAPTVQVVMTQLHAGGKFDSESYAVSGGLHGVGISVVNALSTRVEADIKREGHHWYQNFTNAVPEELVKGGPARGTGTTVRFWPDPEIFETTDFKFETISRRLQEMAFLNKGLTINLIDQRVSEEQLELDAIAEAGEQAELVTPSFDDDSAEAQGEAEEPKKPQKSKERKKTFYYPDGLKDYVNSLNKTKTVIHPSIISFEAKGKDHEVEVAMQWNSSYSQSIHTFANTINTVEGGTHEEGFRTALTTLMNRYAREHKLLKEKEANLSGEDCREGLSAVVSVRVGEPQFEGQTKTKLGNSEVRSFVQRSTFEHFQYWLEANPAEAKVIINKAIASAHARQAARKARDLVRRKSANDLGGLPGKLADCRSKDPVKSELYIVEGDSAGGSAKSGRDSMFQAILPLRGKILNVEKARLDKVLKNNEVQAIITALGTGIHDEFDIAKLRYHKIILMADADVDGQHIATLLLTLLFRFMPKLIDDGFVYLAQPPLYKLKWSKGEPGFAFSDAERDEELKIGLESGRKINKDDGIQRYKGLGEMNAKELWETTMDPSTRILRKVTMEDAQGADELFSILMGDDVVARRSFITRNAKDVRFLDV, encoded by the coding sequence GTGGCTGCCACAGAACATCAGTATGACGCCTCATCCATTACCATTTTGGAAGGCCTGGAAGCTGTCCGAAAACGTCCAGGCATGTATATCGGTTCAACGAATGAACGTGGCCTGCACCACCTGGTGTGGGAGGTTGTGGATAATTCCGTCGACGAAGCAATGGCAGGGTATGCGAACCAAGTCGATGTGACTCTGCTGGAAGACGGCGGTGTCGAAGTCAAAGACAATGGTCGTGGTATCCCCGTAGAAATGCATCCTTCAGGTGCCCCAACGGTACAAGTAGTAATGACACAACTACACGCTGGCGGTAAATTCGACTCCGAATCTTATGCAGTTTCAGGTGGTCTCCATGGCGTGGGTATCTCTGTAGTGAATGCGCTATCCACCAGAGTAGAAGCAGATATTAAACGTGAAGGACACCACTGGTACCAAAATTTCACAAATGCTGTTCCAGAAGAACTGGTCAAAGGTGGACCTGCTCGGGGCACTGGAACAACAGTAAGGTTTTGGCCAGATCCCGAAATTTTTGAAACCACAGATTTTAAGTTTGAAACGATTTCTCGTCGGCTCCAGGAAATGGCTTTCCTTAATAAGGGATTGACTATTAATCTGATTGACCAGAGAGTAAGTGAAGAACAGCTTGAGCTTGATGCAATTGCTGAGGCTGGGGAACAGGCCGAACTGGTCACCCCGTCATTCGACGATGACTCTGCGGAAGCACAAGGTGAAGCTGAAGAACCCAAAAAACCACAAAAATCTAAAGAGCGTAAAAAGACTTTTTACTACCCTGATGGTTTAAAGGATTACGTCAATAGCCTGAATAAGACAAAAACGGTTATCCACCCTTCAATTATTTCGTTTGAGGCAAAGGGCAAAGACCACGAGGTTGAAGTGGCTATGCAGTGGAACTCTAGTTATTCGCAGAGTATCCATACCTTTGCTAATACCATTAACACCGTTGAAGGCGGGACCCACGAAGAAGGGTTCCGAACTGCGCTTACCACGCTTATGAATAGGTACGCGCGCGAACACAAACTACTCAAGGAAAAAGAAGCCAACCTTTCCGGCGAAGACTGCCGAGAAGGGCTTTCAGCAGTAGTTTCGGTGCGAGTTGGTGAGCCACAATTCGAAGGACAAACCAAAACCAAACTTGGTAATTCAGAGGTACGGAGTTTTGTACAGCGCTCTACTTTTGAGCATTTCCAATACTGGCTTGAAGCCAACCCTGCCGAAGCTAAAGTAATTATCAATAAAGCCATTGCTTCAGCACATGCGCGTCAAGCAGCCCGTAAAGCCCGTGACTTGGTGCGGCGTAAATCTGCAAACGATCTTGGTGGTTTACCAGGCAAACTGGCGGATTGTCGTTCTAAGGACCCGGTGAAATCCGAACTTTATATTGTGGAGGGTGACTCCGCAGGTGGATCCGCAAAATCAGGACGAGATTCCATGTTCCAGGCGATTCTGCCGCTGCGAGGAAAAATCCTCAATGTGGAAAAAGCTCGCTTAGATAAAGTGCTTAAAAACAATGAAGTACAGGCGATTATTACTGCTTTAGGCACTGGTATCCACGATGAATTTGATATTGCCAAGCTGCGCTACCACAAGATTATTTTGATGGCGGATGCTGACGTTGATGGCCAACATATTGCCACGCTGTTACTTACATTGCTATTCCGCTTTATGCCAAAACTAATCGATGACGGTTTTGTATATTTGGCTCAACCACCGCTGTATAAACTGAAGTGGTCTAAAGGCGAGCCTGGCTTTGCGTTTTCTGATGCGGAGCGAGACGAAGAACTCAAAATTGGTCTAGAGTCCGGCCGAAAGATCAATAAAGACGATGGAATTCAGCGCTATAAAGGTCTTGGCGAGATGAATGCAAAGGAACTGTGGGAAACCACGATGGATCCTTCTACGCGTATTTTACGGAAAGTAACCATGGAAGATGCGCAGGGTGCGGACGAACTGTTCTCTATCCTTATGGGAGATGATGTTGTAGCCCGTCGGTCATTTATTACCCGCAACGCTAAAGACGTACGTTTCCTCGACGTATAA
- a CDS encoding DUF6918 family protein produces the protein MTDLKTILTGAAQDAVVADISDLITKSVSDMSGVGGVAVKGAMAAATKYDSEIVSKVVSRLLPDIAEGLNPKWLAFLASGDSDFGAYLDSQKADVASSILEITDQRAQEEGNPTLSKIYGTVRSKGAQAIEANAGNIGTIIQRHAG, from the coding sequence ATGACCGATCTGAAAACCATTCTTACAGGTGCTGCGCAAGACGCAGTAGTCGCTGATATCTCTGATCTGATTACTAAAAGTGTCAGCGATATGTCTGGTGTCGGTGGCGTAGCTGTAAAAGGCGCAATGGCAGCGGCTACCAAGTACGATTCTGAAATCGTTTCAAAGGTAGTAAGCCGTCTTCTCCCCGATATTGCAGAAGGTTTAAACCCAAAGTGGTTGGCTTTCCTAGCTTCTGGCGATAGCGACTTCGGAGCATACCTTGATTCCCAGAAAGCTGACGTTGCTAGCAGCATCCTTGAAATCACCGATCAGCGTGCTCAGGAGGAGGGCAACCCGACTCTTTCCAAGATTTATGGCACCGTCCGCAGCAAAGGCGCACAAGCCATCGAGGCAAACGCTGGTAACATCGGCACCATTATCCAGCGTCATGCTGGGTAA
- the gyrA gene encoding DNA gyrase subunit A has protein sequence MSDDNFDGEDLFDRIHPIDIGEEMQSSYIDYAMSVIVGRALPEVRDGLKPVHRRILYAMYDNGYRPERSYVKSAKPVADTMGNYHPHGDSAIYDTLVRMAQPWSMRYPLVDGQGNFGSRGNDGPAAMRYTESRLTPLAMEMVRDIRENTVDFTPNYDGKTNEPTVLPSRVPNLLMNGSGGIAVGMATNIPPHNLRELADAIYWMLKNPDADDAASLEACMKYVKGPDFPTAALIVGDQGIKDAYTTGRGSIRMRGVTSIEEDGHRQTIVITELPYQVNPDNLISNIAEQVKQGKLVGISKIEDESSDRVGMRIVVTLRRDAVPRVVLNNLYKHSQLQTSFGANMLSIVDGVPRTLRIDQMIRYYVEHQIDVIVRRTQYRLNEAEKRAHILRGLVKALDMLDEVIALIRSSETVDIARNGLIDLLDIDEIQADAILAMQLRRLAALERQKIIDELAEIELEIADLKDILASPERQRSIVHDELKEIVDKYGDDRRTQIVASSGDVTEEDLIARENVVVTITSTGYAKRTKVDAYRNQRRGGKGVMGAELKQDDVVRHFFVCSTHDWILFFTNFGRVYRLKAFELPEASRTARGQHVANLLEFQPGEQIAQVIQIQSYEDAPYLVLSTAYGRVKKTRLADYDSIRSGGLIAINLNEGDRLIGAALCSADDDLLLVSEEGQALRFKADDETLRPMGRATQGVKGMRFRGEDQLLAMCVVRDGEYLMVATTGGYGKRTAMDEYSVKGRAGLGVVTFKYTPKRGKLIGALAVDDDDQIFAITTAGGVIRTSVNQIRPSTRKTMGVRLVDLPKGEELYAIDRNVEQEEEAELLEKAKAIPDEAVEAQEMLVDGEDT, from the coding sequence GTGAGCGACGATAATTTTGACGGTGAGGATCTTTTCGACCGCATTCATCCGATTGATATCGGCGAGGAAATGCAATCCTCATATATTGACTACGCCATGTCCGTTATTGTGGGACGTGCGTTACCGGAAGTGCGTGATGGTCTAAAGCCTGTGCACCGGCGCATTTTGTACGCAATGTATGACAATGGGTACCGGCCGGAACGTTCCTATGTAAAGTCTGCCAAACCAGTAGCAGACACTATGGGTAACTATCACCCTCATGGTGACTCCGCTATTTACGACACCCTAGTGCGTATGGCGCAGCCATGGTCGATGCGCTACCCACTCGTAGACGGTCAAGGTAACTTTGGTTCGCGAGGTAATGACGGCCCCGCAGCTATGCGTTATACCGAATCTCGCCTAACGCCGTTAGCTATGGAAATGGTGCGAGACATTCGGGAAAATACCGTAGATTTCACACCAAACTACGATGGTAAAACCAATGAACCAACAGTTTTGCCATCGCGCGTGCCAAATCTGCTTATGAATGGTTCTGGTGGTATCGCGGTTGGCATGGCAACCAATATTCCTCCCCATAACCTACGGGAACTTGCAGATGCAATCTATTGGATGCTGAAAAACCCTGATGCAGATGATGCTGCTTCGCTTGAAGCATGTATGAAATACGTTAAGGGTCCTGATTTCCCAACAGCAGCACTTATTGTAGGTGACCAGGGGATTAAAGACGCCTACACCACAGGCCGCGGCTCAATCCGTATGCGCGGCGTGACCAGTATTGAAGAAGATGGTCACCGTCAAACTATTGTGATTACAGAACTGCCCTACCAAGTTAACCCCGATAATCTGATCTCTAATATCGCTGAACAGGTAAAACAAGGGAAACTGGTTGGCATTTCCAAGATTGAGGATGAATCCTCAGATCGCGTAGGCATGCGCATTGTTGTAACACTACGGCGCGACGCGGTACCTCGCGTGGTTTTGAATAACCTGTATAAGCATTCCCAGCTGCAGACCAGCTTTGGTGCAAATATGCTCTCCATTGTGGATGGTGTTCCTCGTACCCTCCGCATTGATCAAATGATTCGGTACTACGTCGAGCATCAAATCGACGTTATTGTTCGGCGAACACAATACCGCCTTAATGAAGCTGAAAAACGCGCCCATATCCTTCGCGGATTAGTAAAAGCATTGGATATGTTGGATGAGGTTATTGCCTTAATCCGCAGTTCAGAAACAGTTGACATTGCTCGAAACGGCTTGATTGACCTCCTGGATATTGATGAAATTCAGGCGGACGCTATCTTGGCAATGCAGTTGCGCCGTCTTGCCGCACTGGAACGTCAAAAGATTATTGATGAGCTCGCAGAGATCGAGCTGGAAATTGCAGATCTCAAAGATATCCTGGCTAGCCCAGAACGTCAGCGTTCTATTGTTCACGATGAGCTAAAAGAAATCGTGGATAAATATGGTGATGACCGCCGCACACAAATCGTTGCATCCAGCGGAGATGTCACCGAAGAAGACCTTATTGCTCGTGAAAATGTAGTGGTGACCATTACCTCCACTGGCTATGCAAAGCGCACAAAAGTTGATGCTTACCGCAATCAACGTCGCGGTGGTAAGGGAGTAATGGGTGCAGAGCTTAAGCAAGATGATGTTGTTCGTCACTTCTTTGTGTGTTCCACCCATGATTGGATCTTGTTCTTTACCAACTTTGGTCGGGTCTATCGATTAAAGGCTTTTGAGTTGCCGGAAGCTTCGCGTACTGCACGTGGGCAGCATGTGGCAAACCTTCTTGAATTCCAACCTGGTGAACAAATTGCACAGGTAATTCAAATCCAAAGCTATGAAGACGCCCCGTATCTGGTGCTCTCCACCGCATATGGGCGTGTGAAGAAAACACGTCTGGCGGATTATGATTCCATCCGTTCTGGCGGATTAATTGCTATTAACCTCAATGAAGGCGATCGTCTTATTGGGGCTGCATTGTGTTCGGCTGATGATGATTTATTGTTGGTTTCTGAAGAAGGCCAAGCTCTACGGTTTAAGGCTGATGATGAGACTTTGCGCCCAATGGGTAGGGCTACCCAGGGTGTTAAGGGTATGCGTTTCCGCGGTGAAGACCAGCTGCTAGCTATGTGTGTTGTTCGTGATGGTGAATACCTTATGGTGGCCACCACCGGCGGTTATGGTAAACGCACGGCTATGGATGAATATAGCGTCAAGGGCCGTGCCGGTTTGGGTGTTGTTACCTTTAAGTACACACCGAAACGAGGCAAGCTTATTGGGGCGCTTGCCGTGGATGATGATGATCAAATCTTTGCTATTACTACTGCTGGTGGTGTGATTCGCACTTCTGTTAATCAGATTCGTCCTTCCACCCGTAAAACAATGGGTGTGCGCCTCGTCGATCTGCCTAAGGGTGAGGAACTTTACGCTATTGACCGAAATGTTGAGCAGGAAGAGGAAGCGGAGCTTTTGGAAAAAGCAAAGGCAATCCCGGATGAAGCTGTTGAGGCTCAAGAAATGCTTGTCGACGGCGAGGATACTTAA
- a CDS encoding DUF3566 domain-containing protein translates to MSTRKVTVRRVSPLSVFRTSLALSLSGLVAWILCVCIVYFGMNMAGIWTKLNTVIGGAGGSELITFPIVLSAAALLGAMVALSSSILAPLTAMMYNAFVDLFGGVIVTLQDEDE, encoded by the coding sequence ATGTCTACCCGTAAAGTTACTGTTCGCAGGGTGTCACCGCTTTCGGTGTTTCGGACTTCGCTTGCGCTATCGCTATCTGGTCTTGTGGCGTGGATTCTTTGCGTCTGCATTGTGTACTTCGGTATGAATATGGCGGGAATTTGGACCAAGCTCAATACGGTGATTGGTGGTGCTGGCGGCTCAGAGCTTATTACATTTCCAATTGTCTTAAGCGCTGCAGCACTTTTAGGTGCAATGGTCGCACTTTCCTCATCGATTCTCGCACCACTGACAGCAATGATGTACAACGCATTCGTTGATCTTTTTGGCGGCGTGATTGTTACCTTGCAAGACGAAGACGAATAA
- a CDS encoding peptidylprolyl isomerase: protein MTLKTATAILHTNHGDIAIELFGNHAPETVANFTGLAQGTKEYRAANAAGNASGPFYDGAVFHRVIDGFMIQGGDPTGTGRGGPGYMFGDEFHPELQFDRPYLLAMANAGPGTNGSQFFITVAPTPHLNMRHTIFGEVVDAESKKVVDAIAQTPTDRNDRPVDPVIIESIEITE, encoded by the coding sequence ATGACCCTTAAGACAGCCACTGCGATTCTCCACACAAATCATGGGGATATCGCTATCGAGCTCTTTGGAAATCACGCCCCCGAAACCGTGGCCAACTTTACTGGACTTGCACAAGGCACCAAAGAATATCGTGCCGCAAATGCAGCAGGTAATGCCAGTGGACCTTTCTACGATGGTGCAGTCTTCCACCGCGTTATCGATGGTTTCATGATTCAAGGCGGCGACCCGACAGGCACCGGCCGAGGCGGCCCTGGCTATATGTTTGGCGATGAATTCCATCCAGAGCTGCAATTTGACCGTCCTTATCTGCTGGCAATGGCAAACGCGGGCCCAGGAACAAACGGTTCACAGTTCTTTATCACGGTTGCGCCAACACCACACTTGAATATGCGCCACACGATTTTTGGTGAAGTTGTGGATGCCGAATCCAAGAAAGTGGTAGATGCAATTGCGCAAACTCCCACCGATCGTAACGATCGACCAGTTGACCCTGTAATTATTGAAAGCATTGAAATCACCGAATAA